One segment of Streptomyces bathyalis DNA contains the following:
- a CDS encoding Ig-like domain-containing protein has translation MTPTQKQTNTVVTSVPDPSVFGQPVSLSATVAAVTPGSGTPTGTVTFTVDGAGGGAFTAPLNASGVASVSVGTLGSGNHGITATYNGDAAFASSTGTDTHTVNRADTATAVDSSPDPSVPGQEVTFTATVTAVPPGAGVPTGDVVFTVDSGPVLTGTLMNGVAIVATSALSAGPHIVTAAYQGSADFAPSTGTGTHTVNGASTTTTVTSSPDPSVYGQAVSFTAVVTAVAPATGVPTGTVTFDLGGDPVTAALDSNGVARVTNSGLHAGSYTITATYGGDSDFNPSTGSDTQTVDRAPTTTVAASLPDPSVFGQEVAFTATVTALPPGAGTPTGSVTFTESGGGTAIVPLDASGVATLTTDALTPGTYSGTATYSGDADFAPSAGSDTHVVTPADTTTTVTSSPDPSVSGQAVSLTAAVAAVAPGAGTPAGTVTFTVDGTTTLTGTLVDGLATVSIGTLTPGVHTVAATYAGTGDPRFNASTGTDTLTVDQAATTTSVASTPDPSVFGQPITFTAAVVPVGPGAGTPTGTVTFALSGSGGTTTVPLDAEGNAQLTLNFLPADTYSVTATYNGDSDFSGSTGSDTHTVDPAATTTNVTSAPDPSAVGQTVTVTATVSPIPPGAGTPSGTVTFTIDGGGGGTFTEALDATGTAQLAISTLELGSHTITATYDGDTDFVTSAATDPHTVEVEPSNTTTLTSGPDPSVFGQPVTFTATVTPAQPGPVPTGTVTFTVAGTGGGTFSRPLDASGAAQLTLDTLGVTTHAATATYGGDSNYSASTGADTHTVIPADTTTSVASSPDPTVFGQTASFTATVAPVAPGAGTPTGTVTFTIDGTTTLTGTLDASGTATVSTSALPAGNHAVEATYNGAGDPSFNTSSGTGTHTVNPALTTTTVNSTPDPSVFGQPVTFTAVVVPDVPGAGVPTGTVTFVLDGAGVVTAQLEADGTAAMQANSLTVGSHSVTATYNGDGNFASSSGTATHTVDPAATVTVATSDPDPTVSGQTAFFSAVVATVAPGAGVPTGTVTFVISDGPTLVGSLDTNGVASVSTSALPAGSHAVTATYNGDISHSPSEATETHTVNRASTTTVLVSTPDPSVFGQQVAFTVTVTPVAAGVGVPTGTVTISGSEGDIVTLPLDADGVARGVLPGFPAGSYAATATYDGDSNFAPSTGADTHVVNRASTSTVLVSTPDPSVFGQDVTFTAAVTPIAPGAGVPTGTVTITDSGGASVTLPLDSGGVATGILPAFPPGAYAATATYNGDSNFAPSTGADTHTIEPAATTTTVNSSPDPTVFGQAATFTATVTPVPPGAGIPTGTVTFTVDGTTTLTGTLDGTGTATVSTSTLPAGSHTVQATYSGDIGHLASGGSDTHTVDPADTETVVNSGPDPSVFGQPVTVTALVTTVPPGDGTPTGTVTFALSGGGGTTTVPLNPDGSAQLSLNFLPADTYSVTATYNGDAGHTPSTGTDSQTVQVATTTVTVTSSPDPSTFGEPVTVSATVSPVVPGAGTPTGTVTFTITGTGGGTFTEALDATGTAQLAVSTLALGSHTITATYDGAPDYAVATGTDTHTVEVEPSNTTTLTSGPDPSVFGQPVTFTATVTPAQPGPVPTGTVTFTIAGTGGGTFTQPLDASGAAQLTLDSLGVTTHAATATYGGDTNYSASSGADTHTVDAAATTTSVVSSPDPTVFGQTATFTATVAPVAPGAGTPAGIVTFTIDGPGGGAFTGTLDATGTTTISTSTLAVGSHTVQAAYIGDGNYAASTGADSHTVDIASTTTTVNSTPDPSVYGQDVTFTATVVPVAPATATPAGTVTFTIDGGATTTVGVDPDGIARLSLNSLAAGGHSVTATYNGDANFSTSTGTGTHTVAQAPTQTTVVSTPDPTVFGQTVVFAAVSAPLSPGAGPPTGTVTFSISGGPTLTASLDASGIAVVSLSTLPAGTYTITATYNGDANFSTSTGTDTHTVNPVATMTVLASTPDPSVFGEDVTFTVTVTPIAPGAGVPTGTVTVTDNRGVSATLPLDSQGVASDIIPALEPGSYAATATYNGDANHLPSSGSDTQVVNRAATTTTVTSTPDPSVVGQLVTFTAVVAPVAPGAGIATGTVTFTESGGGTITVPLDATGVATFTSDALAVGTYSETAVYNGDANFAPSSGADTHTVIPADTTTSVASSPDPTVFGQTATFTATVTPVPPGAGTPAGTVTFTVDGTTTLTGTLDATGTATVGTSALPAGSHTIEATYNGAGDPSFNTSTGTDTHTVNPALTTTTVNSAPAPSVFGQPVTFTATVTPVAPGAGTPAGTVTFVLSASGGTTTVPLNADGTAQLTLNSLPADIYSVSVSYSGDSGYEPSTGSGAHTVNRASTTTAVSSTPDPSALGAPVTVSATVTPVAPGAGTPTGTVTFAIAGTGGGTFTEALDATGTAQLAISTLELGSHAITATYNGDTDNLSSTGTDTHSVEVEPSNTTTLTSGPDPSVFGQPVTFTATVIPTQAGPVPTGTVTFTVAGTGGGTFSRPLDASGTAQLTLDTLGVATHAATVAYGGDTNYSASTGADTHTVIPADTTTSVASSPDPTVFGQTATFTATVAPVAPGAGTPTGTVTFTINGTTTLTGALDGTGTATVGTSALPAGAHTIAATYNGAGDPSFNTSTGSDTHTVNPADTTTSVNSSPDPTVFGQPVTFTAVVVPDVPGAGMPTGTVTFTIDGGGTTTVPVEIDGTARLTLNSLPTGSHSTTGSYSGDGNFTPSTGGDTHTVNKAATTTTLNSAPDPSTFGQTVTFTATVTPLAPGAGTPTGTVTFSITGGPTLTGTLDGTGVATVNAGTLPVGNYAATATYAGDSNFTPSTGSDAHTVDRAPTTTTVNSAPDPSTYGQTVTVTATVAANLPEAGTPTGTVTFLFDGTTPVTAPLVNGVATTTTSGLSAGPHTITATYGGALNFATSNGTDTQTVNRGSTTTTVVSSPDPSLPGRVITFTATVSPTPPATGTPTGTVTFTIGGGGGGTLTAALVNGVATVTDRGLAIGTHAISATYNGDPQLNPSTGNDTHTVSA, from the coding sequence GTGACGCCGACGCAGAAGCAGACGAACACCGTCGTGACGTCCGTCCCTGATCCGTCGGTGTTCGGGCAGCCGGTCTCGTTGAGTGCCACGGTGGCTGCGGTGACGCCGGGTTCGGGGACGCCGACCGGCACGGTCACGTTCACCGTTGATGGCGCCGGCGGGGGCGCGTTCACCGCCCCGCTCAACGCGTCCGGCGTCGCGAGCGTCAGCGTGGGCACGCTCGGCAGCGGGAACCACGGCATCACCGCCACTTACAACGGCGACGCCGCCTTCGCCTCCTCCACCGGCACCGACACCCACACCGTCAACCGGGCGGACACCGCCACGGCAGTGGACTCCTCGCCCGATCCTTCTGTGCCGGGGCAGGAAGTCACTTTCACCGCCACCGTCACCGCGGTTCCACCGGGCGCGGGAGTACCGACGGGCGATGTCGTCTTCACCGTCGACAGCGGCCCCGTACTCACCGGCACGCTGATGAATGGTGTGGCCATCGTCGCCACCAGCGCGCTCTCCGCGGGGCCGCACATCGTCACCGCCGCTTACCAGGGCAGTGCCGACTTCGCCCCCTCCACCGGCACCGGTACCCACACCGTCAACGGCGCTTCGACAACGACGACGGTCACCTCCTCGCCCGATCCGTCCGTCTACGGGCAAGCGGTCTCCTTCACCGCGGTGGTCACTGCGGTGGCTCCGGCGACGGGAGTCCCGACAGGCACGGTCACCTTCGACCTCGGCGGCGACCCGGTCACGGCGGCCCTCGACTCCAACGGTGTGGCGCGCGTCACCAACAGTGGGCTCCACGCTGGGAGTTACACCATCACCGCCACCTATGGCGGCGACAGCGACTTCAATCCGTCCACGGGATCCGACACCCAGACCGTCGACCGGGCGCCGACGACCACTGTTGCTGCCTCCCTTCCCGACCCGTCGGTGTTCGGGCAGGAGGTCGCCTTCACCGCCACCGTCACGGCGCTGCCGCCCGGTGCGGGTACACCGACCGGTTCCGTCACCTTCACCGAGAGCGGTGGCGGCACCGCCATCGTCCCGCTGGACGCGTCCGGCGTCGCCACGCTCACCACGGACGCCCTCACCCCTGGGACCTACAGCGGCACGGCCACTTACAGCGGCGACGCCGACTTCGCCCCCTCCGCGGGCAGCGACACCCACGTCGTGACTCCCGCTGACACGACCACGACGGTCACCTCCTCACCGGACCCCTCGGTGTCCGGGCAGGCGGTCAGTCTCACCGCTGCGGTGGCCGCCGTCGCACCGGGTGCGGGTACTCCGGCCGGCACGGTCACCTTCACCGTCGACGGCACCACCACTCTCACCGGAACGCTCGTCGACGGCCTCGCGACCGTCAGCATCGGCACCCTGACTCCGGGCGTGCACACCGTTGCGGCCACATACGCAGGCACAGGCGATCCCCGCTTCAACGCCTCCACGGGCACTGACACCCTTACGGTCGACCAGGCGGCGACCACCACCTCCGTCGCCTCCACCCCGGATCCGTCGGTCTTCGGGCAGCCGATCACCTTCACCGCCGCGGTCGTGCCGGTCGGGCCGGGTGCCGGAACACCCACCGGCACCGTCACCTTTGCTCTCAGCGGGAGCGGGGGGACGACGACTGTGCCTCTGGACGCCGAAGGCAACGCTCAGCTCACCCTCAACTTCCTGCCGGCGGACACCTATTCGGTCACCGCCACCTACAACGGCGACTCCGACTTCAGCGGCTCGACCGGCAGCGACACCCACACCGTCGACCCCGCGGCCACCACCACGAACGTCACCTCCGCACCCGATCCGTCCGCGGTGGGACAGACCGTCACCGTCACTGCCACGGTCTCGCCGATCCCGCCGGGGGCGGGCACCCCCTCAGGCACGGTCACGTTCACCATCGACGGCGGTGGGGGAGGCACCTTCACCGAGGCCCTCGACGCCACGGGCACCGCCCAACTGGCCATCAGCACGCTCGAATTGGGCTCTCACACCATCACCGCCACCTACGACGGCGACACCGATTTCGTCACCTCTGCCGCGACGGACCCTCACACGGTCGAGGTGGAGCCCTCGAACACGACCACGCTCACGTCCGGTCCCGATCCGTCCGTCTTCGGGCAGCCGGTCACCTTCACCGCGACCGTGACCCCCGCACAGCCCGGGCCCGTACCGACCGGGACCGTCACCTTTACCGTCGCCGGAACCGGCGGAGGCACCTTCAGCCGGCCGCTGGACGCGTCCGGCGCCGCTCAACTCACCCTGGACACCCTGGGTGTCACCACACACGCCGCAACCGCCACCTACGGCGGCGACAGCAACTACTCGGCTTCGACCGGCGCAGACACCCACACCGTCATCCCGGCCGACACGACCACCTCCGTCGCGTCATCGCCCGACCCGACGGTGTTCGGGCAGACGGCCAGCTTCACCGCGACCGTCGCGCCCGTCGCACCAGGCGCCGGAACCCCGACCGGCACGGTCACCTTCACCATCGACGGAACCACCACGCTCACCGGAACCCTCGACGCCAGTGGGACCGCCACCGTCAGCACCAGCGCACTCCCGGCCGGCAATCACGCCGTCGAGGCGACCTACAACGGTGCGGGCGACCCCAGCTTCAACACCTCCTCCGGCACCGGCACCCACACCGTCAACCCTGCCTTGACCACCACCACCGTCAACTCCACGCCCGACCCCTCTGTCTTCGGGCAGCCGGTGACCTTCACCGCGGTCGTGGTCCCGGACGTCCCAGGCGCGGGAGTGCCCACCGGCACGGTCACCTTCGTCCTCGACGGAGCCGGTGTCGTCACGGCGCAGCTCGAAGCCGACGGCACAGCGGCTATGCAGGCCAACTCGCTGACGGTCGGCTCGCATTCGGTGACGGCCACCTACAACGGCGACGGGAACTTCGCGAGTTCGTCGGGCACGGCGACCCATACGGTCGATCCGGCGGCGACCGTCACGGTGGCGACATCGGACCCGGATCCGACGGTGTCCGGTCAAACGGCCTTCTTCTCCGCCGTAGTGGCCACGGTCGCTCCTGGCGCGGGAGTGCCGACCGGGACCGTCACCTTCGTCATCAGCGACGGACCCACGTTGGTGGGAAGCCTCGACACGAACGGTGTCGCCTCGGTCAGCACGAGCGCACTCCCCGCCGGCAGCCACGCCGTCACCGCCACCTACAACGGGGACATCAGCCACTCCCCGTCCGAGGCGACCGAAACCCACACGGTCAACCGTGCTTCGACGACCACGGTGCTTGTCTCCACCCCCGATCCGTCCGTCTTCGGGCAGCAGGTCGCCTTCACCGTCACCGTCACACCCGTCGCCGCCGGAGTGGGCGTGCCCACCGGGACCGTCACCATCTCCGGCAGCGAGGGCGACATCGTCACCTTGCCCCTGGACGCCGATGGCGTCGCGAGGGGTGTCCTCCCCGGCTTCCCCGCCGGGTCGTACGCCGCCACCGCCACCTACGACGGCGACAGCAACTTCGCGCCGTCCACCGGCGCCGACACGCACGTCGTCAACCGTGCTTCGACGAGCACGGTGCTTGTCTCCACTCCCGACCCGTCCGTCTTCGGTCAGGACGTCACCTTCACCGCCGCGGTCACACCCATCGCGCCGGGGGCGGGAGTCCCCACCGGCACCGTCACCATCACGGACAGCGGAGGCGCGTCGGTCACGCTGCCTCTCGACTCCGGCGGTGTCGCCACCGGCATCCTCCCCGCGTTCCCGCCCGGGGCGTACGCCGCCACCGCCACTTACAACGGCGACAGCAACTTCGCGCCCTCCACCGGCGCCGACACCCACACCATCGAACCCGCAGCCACGACCACCACCGTCAACTCCAGCCCTGATCCGACGGTGTTCGGCCAGGCCGCCACCTTCACCGCGACCGTCACGCCTGTACCACCGGGTGCGGGGATCCCGACCGGCACGGTCACCTTCACCGTCGACGGAACGACCACCCTCACCGGAACCCTCGACGGCACCGGCACCGCGACCGTCAGCACCAGCACGCTCCCTGCCGGCAGTCACACGGTCCAGGCCACCTACAGCGGCGACATCGGCCACCTTGCCTCCGGCGGCAGCGACACCCACACCGTCGATCCGGCGGACACCGAAACCGTCGTCAACTCCGGCCCGGATCCGTCGGTCTTCGGGCAACCTGTCACCGTCACGGCGCTGGTGACGACCGTCCCTCCCGGTGACGGAACACCCACTGGCACCGTCACCTTCGCTCTCAGTGGCGGCGGGGGTACGACCACCGTCCCGCTGAACCCCGACGGCAGCGCCCAGCTCAGCCTCAACTTCCTGCCGGCGGACACCTATTCGGTCACCGCCACCTACAACGGCGACGCCGGGCACACCCCGTCGACCGGCACCGACTCGCAGACCGTCCAGGTCGCGACGACGACCGTCACGGTGACCTCCTCACCCGACCCTTCCACGTTCGGCGAGCCCGTCACCGTCAGCGCGACGGTCTCACCGGTCGTCCCCGGAGCGGGGACCCCGACGGGCACGGTCACCTTCACCATCACCGGGACCGGCGGCGGTACCTTCACCGAGGCCCTCGACGCCACCGGCACCGCCCAACTGGCCGTCAGCACGCTCGCCTTGGGCTCCCACACCATCACCGCCACTTACGACGGTGCTCCCGACTACGCCGTTGCCACGGGCACGGACACGCACACCGTCGAGGTGGAGCCGTCCAATACGACCACGCTCACGTCCGGTCCTGATCCGTCCGTCTTCGGGCAGCCGGTCACCTTCACCGCGACCGTGACCCCCGCACAGCCCGGGCCCGTACCGACCGGGACTGTCACGTTCACCATTGCGGGTACCGGCGGAGGCACCTTCACCCAGCCGCTGGACGCGTCCGGCGCCGCCCAACTCACTCTGGACAGCCTGGGTGTCACCACCCACGCCGCAACCGCCACCTACGGCGGTGACACCAACTACTCGGCTTCGTCCGGCGCCGACACGCACACGGTCGACGCCGCGGCCACGACCACGTCCGTGGTCTCATCACCCGATCCGACGGTGTTCGGGCAGACGGCCACCTTCACCGCGACCGTCGCGCCCGTCGCACCGGGTGCCGGAACCCCGGCCGGCATCGTCACCTTCACCATCGACGGCCCCGGCGGAGGCGCGTTCACCGGAACCCTCGACGCCACCGGCACCACGACCATCAGCACCAGCACACTCGCCGTCGGCAGCCACACGGTCCAAGCCGCCTACATCGGGGACGGCAACTACGCCGCCTCGACCGGTGCCGACAGCCACACCGTCGACATCGCCTCGACCACCACCACCGTCAACTCAACGCCCGACCCCTCGGTCTACGGACAGGACGTCACCTTCACGGCCACGGTCGTCCCCGTTGCCCCCGCAACCGCCACACCCGCGGGCACGGTCACCTTCACCATCGACGGCGGTGCCACCACCACCGTCGGAGTGGACCCCGACGGCATCGCTCGCCTCAGCCTCAACTCCCTGGCGGCGGGCGGACATTCGGTGACCGCCACGTACAACGGCGACGCCAACTTCAGTACGTCCACCGGCACCGGCACCCACACCGTCGCACAGGCGCCGACACAGACCACGGTCGTCAGCACCCCGGACCCCACGGTCTTCGGCCAGACCGTCGTCTTCGCCGCAGTGAGTGCCCCGCTCTCACCGGGGGCCGGGCCACCCACCGGCACCGTCACCTTCTCCATCAGCGGTGGCCCCACTCTGACGGCGAGCCTCGACGCGTCCGGCATCGCGGTCGTCAGCCTCAGCACACTCCCCGCCGGCACCTACACGATCACCGCCACCTACAACGGCGACGCCAACTTCAGCACATCCACCGGGACGGACACCCACACGGTCAACCCGGTGGCGACCATGACCGTGCTCGCCTCCACTCCCGACCCGTCCGTCTTCGGTGAGGACGTCACCTTTACCGTCACGGTCACACCCATCGCGCCTGGAGCGGGCGTGCCGACCGGGACCGTCACCGTCACCGACAACAGAGGTGTGTCGGCGACGCTGCCCCTCGACTCTCAGGGCGTCGCCTCGGACATCATCCCGGCCCTCGAGCCCGGGTCGTACGCGGCGACCGCCACCTACAACGGCGACGCCAACCACCTTCCCTCCAGCGGCAGCGACACCCAGGTCGTCAATCGGGCCGCGACCACGACGACGGTGACGTCGACGCCGGATCCCTCTGTGGTCGGGCAGCTGGTCACCTTCACCGCCGTCGTGGCCCCCGTCGCGCCCGGAGCCGGAATCGCCACGGGCACGGTCACCTTCACCGAAAGCGGCGGCGGAACCATCACCGTCCCGCTGGACGCGACCGGCGTCGCCACCTTCACCTCGGACGCCCTCGCCGTGGGGACCTACAGCGAGACCGCTGTCTACAACGGCGACGCCAACTTCGCCCCGTCCTCCGGCGCCGACACCCACACCGTCATCCCGGCCGACACGACCACCTCCGTCGCGTCATCGCCTGACCCGACGGTGTTCGGGCAGACGGCGACCTTCACCGCGACCGTCACCCCGGTGCCGCCGGGTGCCGGAACACCGGCCGGCACGGTCACCTTCACCGTCGACGGAACCACCACCCTCACCGGAACCCTCGACGCCACCGGCACTGCCACCGTCGGCACCAGCGCGCTCCCTGCCGGCAGTCACACCATCGAGGCGACCTACAACGGCGCGGGAGACCCGAGCTTCAACACCTCCACCGGCACCGACACCCACACCGTCAACCCTGCCTTGACCACCACCACCGTCAACTCCGCTCCCGCCCCGTCCGTCTTCGGGCAGCCGGTCACCTTCACCGCGACCGTCACACCAGTCGCACCAGGGGCGGGCACCCCGGCCGGCACCGTCACCTTCGTCCTCAGCGCGAGCGGAGGTACGACCACCGTGCCGCTGAACGCCGACGGCACCGCCCAACTCACGCTCAACTCCCTACCGGCGGACATCTATTCGGTCTCCGTCAGCTACAGCGGCGACTCCGGCTACGAGCCCTCCACCGGCAGTGGCGCACACACTGTCAACCGGGCATCGACCACGACTGCGGTCTCCAGTACTCCGGATCCGTCCGCGCTCGGTGCGCCGGTCACCGTGAGCGCCACCGTCACGCCCGTCGCTCCGGGTGCCGGGACGCCCACAGGCACTGTCACCTTCGCCATCGCCGGGACCGGCGGCGGTACCTTCACCGAGGCCCTCGACGCCACGGGCACCGCCCAACTGGCCATCAGCACGCTCGAATTGGGCTCTCACGCCATCACCGCCACCTACAACGGCGACACCGACAACCTCTCCTCGACCGGCACGGACACCCACAGCGTCGAGGTGGAGCCGTCCAACACGACCACGCTCACGTCCGGTCCTGATCCGTCCGTCTTCGGGCAGCCGGTCACCTTCACCGCGACCGTGATCCCGACCCAAGCCGGGCCCGTACCGACCGGGACCGTCACCTTTACCGTCGCCGGAACCGGCGGAGGCACCTTCAGCCGGCCGCTGGACGCGTCCGGCACTGCTCAACTCACCCTGGACACCCTGGGTGTCGCGACGCACGCCGCCACGGTGGCCTACGGCGGCGACACCAACTACTCGGCTTCGACCGGCGCCGACACCCACACCGTCATCCCGGCCGACACGACCACCTCGGTCGCGTCATCGCCCGACCCGACGGTGTTCGGGCAGACGGCGACCTTTACCGCGACCGTCGCGCCCGTCGCACCAGGCGCCGGAACCCCGACCGGCACGGTCACCTTCACTATCAACGGAACCACCACCCTCACGGGCGCCCTCGACGGCACCGGCACCGCGACTGTCGGCACCAGCGCGCTCCCCGCCGGCGCCCACACCATCGCGGCCACCTACAACGGTGCGGGAGACCCGAGCTTCAACACGTCGACCGGCTCGGACACCCACACAGTCAACCCGGCGGATACGACGACCTCCGTCAACTCCAGCCCCGATCCGACTGTGTTCGGCCAACCGGTGACGTTCACCGCGGTCGTGGTCCCGGACGTCCCAGGCGCGGGAATGCCGACCGGCACGGTCACCTTCACCATTGACGGGGGCGGCACCACCACCGTGCCCGTGGAAATCGACGGCACGGCCCGACTGACCCTCAACTCCCTGCCGACAGGCAGCCATTCGACTACCGGCAGCTACAGCGGCGACGGGAACTTCACGCCGTCCACCGGCGGCGACACCCACACCGTCAATAAGGCGGCGACCACGACCACCCTCAACTCGGCCCCCGACCCGTCCACCTTCGGCCAAACCGTCACCTTCACCGCCACCGTCACCCCGCTGGCCCCGGGTGCCGGAACCCCGACGGGCACCGTCACCTTCAGCATCACCGGAGGCCCCACCCTCACCGGAACCCTTGACGGGACGGGTGTCGCCACGGTCAACGCCGGCACACTCCCCGTCGGCAACTACGCCGCCACAGCGACGTACGCGGGGGACAGCAACTTCACGCCGTCCACCGGGAGCGACGCCCACACCGTCGACCGGGCGCCGACCACGACCACCGTCAACTCCGCCCCCGACCCGTCCACCTACGGGCAGACAGTCACGGTTACCGCCACGGTCGCCGCGAACCTGCCGGAAGCAGGCACCCCTACGGGCACGGTGACGTTCCTCTTCGACGGCACAACGCCGGTCACAGCACCTCTCGTCAACGGCGTCGCCACAACCACCACCAGCGGTCTGAGCGCCGGCCCGCATACGATCACGGCAACCTACGGCGGAGCACTCAACTTCGCCACGTCCAACGGCACGGATACCCAGACCGTCAACCGTGGCTCGACGACCACCACCGTCGTCTCGTCGCCCGACCCCTCTCTTCCCGGCCGAGTCATCACCTTCACCGCCACGGTGTCGCCCACGCCTCCCGCAACGGGAACCCCGACCGGGACCGTCACCTTCACCATCGGAGGCGGCGGCGGAGGCACGTTGACGGCGGCACTGGTCAACGGCGTCGCCACAGTCACCGACAGGGGGCTCGCCATTGGGACGCATGCCATCTCCGCCACGTACAACGGTGACCCCCAACTCAATCCGTCGACCGGCAACGACACCCACACCGTGAGCGCATGA
- a CDS encoding M15 family metallopeptidase — MARTSPAARTAPRRIRRLLVVGLIAVVAVITAALGYQVRESSSSPTASPSSSASPPVGTPHGDHKRADRKGALGAADDAAPEGVTGFDDGDAGVANLDPDLLRALREAAADAADDGVEFHVNSGWRSPERQNQILREAVLKYGSEEEAARWVATADTSPHVSGDAIDIGRSKAAAWLSQHGAEYGLCQIYRNEPWHYELRTKAIDGGCPRMYADPTQDPRMQQ; from the coding sequence ATGGCTCGAACCTCACCAGCAGCACGAACAGCGCCCCGCCGGATTCGTCGGCTCCTTGTGGTCGGCCTGATAGCCGTCGTAGCGGTGATCACCGCAGCACTCGGCTACCAGGTGCGGGAGTCCTCGTCCTCCCCGACCGCATCACCATCCTCGTCCGCATCGCCGCCCGTCGGCACTCCGCACGGCGACCACAAGCGTGCAGACCGCAAGGGTGCACTGGGCGCGGCTGACGACGCCGCCCCTGAGGGCGTGACTGGGTTTGACGACGGGGATGCCGGCGTGGCCAACCTCGACCCCGATCTGCTCCGGGCCCTGCGCGAAGCGGCGGCGGATGCCGCTGACGACGGCGTCGAGTTCCACGTCAACAGCGGCTGGCGTTCCCCCGAGCGTCAGAATCAGATTCTTCGCGAGGCGGTTTTGAAGTACGGCTCGGAGGAGGAAGCTGCCCGATGGGTTGCCACAGCGGACACGTCTCCTCACGTGTCGGGGGACGCGATCGACATCGGGCGCTCGAAAGCCGCGGCGTGGCTGTCCCAGCACGGAGCCGAGTACGGACTGTGCCAGATCTACAGGAACGAACCCTGGCACTACGAACTGCGCACCAAAGCGATCGACGGTGGTTGCCCGCGCATGTATGCCGACCCCACCCAGGACCCGAGGATGCAGCAGTGA
- a CDS encoding tellurite resistance TerB family protein, translating into MPMWDRLKDQARTLQQSQGGRTGGRSSGSGAGGGSRAQLVSALKTQLGSLKTELKSGAYRDASMAMCALVAAADGHVDPAERQRVESMILSNDVLQNFPPEQLRQRFNKHVDQLTQNFAQGKADAMQEIAKAAKKPAEARAVVQTGIVIAGADGDFSPAEQTIIREACTTLQVPPAEFQL; encoded by the coding sequence ATGCCAATGTGGGACCGGCTCAAGGATCAGGCCAGGACTCTGCAGCAGTCCCAGGGAGGACGAACCGGAGGGCGAAGCAGCGGTAGCGGCGCCGGAGGTGGCTCACGTGCGCAACTGGTCAGCGCGCTGAAGACGCAGCTCGGCTCCCTTAAGACTGAACTGAAGAGCGGCGCCTACCGGGACGCGAGCATGGCGATGTGTGCGCTGGTCGCGGCCGCGGACGGTCATGTGGACCCCGCCGAGCGGCAGCGCGTCGAGTCGATGATCCTCAGCAACGACGTCCTGCAGAACTTCCCGCCGGAACAGTTGCGGCAGCGCTTCAACAAGCACGTGGACCAGCTGACGCAGAACTTCGCGCAGGGCAAGGCTGATGCGATGCAGGAGATCGCCAAGGCCGCCAAGAAGCCGGCCGAAGCAAGGGCCGTGGTTCAGACCGGCATTGTCATCGCGGGTGCCGACGGCGACTTCTCCCCGGCCGAGCAGACGATCATCCGGGAAGCCTGCACAACACTGCAAGTGCCTCCAGCCGAGTTCCAGCTCTGA
- a CDS encoding alpha/beta fold hydrolase: MADRYRVVRYKPRQVVGEMEAEDEAGGPWEPSTWTHYPLEMEVADLHAVADAAGVGDFVLAGYSGMAALAGFLAPVSDRARGLVVGGFPLLASCDYWLGFEEGARAALIQAGMQDKAAVHHLGRLLYREWGSRDDRAALAALPGPKVLWYGSRDCEPGCRMYDFVGGAAIARHIRAHADELRAAGFELIEVEGQDHIGALATTDVIAPELSVVLDKADW; encoded by the coding sequence TTGGCCGATCGGTATCGCGTCGTCCGGTACAAGCCCCGGCAGGTCGTGGGGGAGATGGAGGCCGAGGACGAGGCGGGCGGTCCGTGGGAGCCGTCGACGTGGACCCACTATCCCCTGGAGATGGAGGTCGCCGACCTGCACGCCGTGGCGGATGCGGCCGGGGTGGGGGACTTCGTGCTCGCCGGTTATTCGGGCATGGCCGCGCTGGCGGGCTTTCTGGCGCCGGTGAGCGACCGCGCGCGGGGGCTCGTGGTCGGAGGGTTCCCGCTGCTGGCGAGTTGCGACTACTGGCTGGGTTTCGAGGAAGGGGCAAGGGCGGCCCTGATCCAGGCCGGGATGCAGGACAAGGCGGCGGTTCATCACCTGGGCCGTTTGCTGTACCGGGAGTGGGGAAGCCGGGATGACCGTGCGGCTCTAGCCGCTCTGCCAGGGCCGAAGGTCCTGTGGTACGGCAGCCGGGACTGCGAACCGGGCTGCCGGATGTACGACTTCGTGGGTGGCGCGGCTATCGCTCGCCATATCCGTGCGCACGCCGACGAGTTGCGTGCGGCTGGGTTCGAGCTGATCGAGGTCGAGGGTCAGGACCACATCGGGGCTTTGGCCACAACGGATGTGATCGCCCCTGAGCTGTCCGTCGTGCTGGACAAGGCCGACTGGTAG